In Salvelinus sp. IW2-2015 linkage group LG23, ASM291031v2, whole genome shotgun sequence, a genomic segment contains:
- the LOC111951175 gene encoding diacylglycerol O-acyltransferase 2-like isoform X1: protein MTGKVEGMKQKKTKLKDFLENISVLQWILTFLLLGLACIGLMVYLMFTSLWPLPTLYFIWQLKDWHTPERGGRRTAFVRNWKMWKHVRDYFPMKLVKTAELNPNKNYILGCHPHGVMSMGAFTSFSTEACGFMDLFPGVRSCLCILSGIFKVPLYREYAMATGCYPVSKPSLEHLLSKSGKGNAVVIVIGGAAESLLSLPGVNTVYMKQRKGFVRVALEFGADLVPVYSYGENNIFRQVIFTEDSLGWRLQQLFKKLMGFAPCLFVGXCWFWMPYHCPVTTVVGSPIPVPKRPSPTQEEVDHYHGLYMEALAKLFHGHKASCGLSDSHELRII, encoded by the exons GTTGAAGGGATGAAGCAGAAAAAGACWAAATTGAAGGATTTCCTAGAGAATATCAGTGTACTGCAATGGATACTGACCTTCCTCTTATTAG GTCTGGCTTGTATTGGGTTGATGGTGTACCTTATGTTTACCTCTCTGTGGCCACTGCCTACTCTCTACTTCATATGGCAGTTGAAGGACTGGCACACACCTGAAAGAG GGGGCAGGAGAACTGCATTTGTGAGAAACTGGAAAATGTGGAAACACGTAAGGGACTACTTCCCAATGAAG TTGGTGAAGACAGCGGAGTTGAATCCAAACAAGAACTACATCTTAGGGTGTCATCCTCATGGGGTCATGAGTATGGGAGCCTTTACTTCTTTCAGCACTGAGGCCTGTGGCTTTATGGACCTCTTCCCTGGGGTGCGCTCCTGCCTCTGCATACTAAGTGGCATCTTCAAGGTCCCCCTCTACAGGGAATATGCCATGGCCACAG GTTGTTATCCAGTCAGCAAGCCAAGTctagagcaccttctatctaaaAGTGGGAAAGGCAATGCGGTAGTGATTGTGATAGGGGGCGCTGCTGAGTCTCTGCTGAGTCTGCCTGGGGTCAATACTGTGTATATGAAGCAGAGGAAAGGCTTTGTCCGGGTGGCCCTGGAGTTTGG AGCTGACCTGGTGCCTGTCTACTCGTATGGGGAGAACAATATCTTCCGCCAGGTGATCTTCACAGAGGACAGTTTGGGCTGGAGGTTGCAGCAACTCTTTAAGAAGCTGATGGGCTTTGCCCCCTGTCTGTTCGTGGGTRAATGCTGGTTCTGGATGCCTTACCACTGCCCTGTCACCACTGTCG TGGGTAGTCCTATCCCAGTGCCAAAGCGGCCTTCCCCCACTCAGGAGGAAGTGGATCACTACCATGGCCTCTACATGGAGGCCCTGGCCAAGCTTTTCCATGGACACAAGGCCAGCTGTGGACTCTCAGACAGCCATGAGCTGCGCATCATATAG
- the LOC111951175 gene encoding diacylglycerol O-acyltransferase 2-like isoform X3, whose protein sequence is MTGKVEGMKQKKTKLKDFLENISVLQWILTFLLLGGRRTAFVRNWKMWKHVRDYFPMKLVKTAELNPNKNYILGCHPHGVMSMGAFTSFSTEACGFMDLFPGVRSCLCILSGIFKVPLYREYAMATGCYPVSKPSLEHLLSKSGKGNAVVIVIGGAAESLLSLPGVNTVYMKQRKGFVRVALEFGADLVPVYSYGENNIFRQVIFTEDSLGWRLQQLFKKLMGFAPCLFVGXCWFWMPYHCPVTTVVGSPIPVPKRPSPTQEEVDHYHGLYMEALAKLFHGHKASCGLSDSHELRII, encoded by the exons GTTGAAGGGATGAAGCAGAAAAAGACWAAATTGAAGGATTTCCTAGAGAATATCAGTGTACTGCAATGGATACTGACCTTCCTCTTATTAG GGGGCAGGAGAACTGCATTTGTGAGAAACTGGAAAATGTGGAAACACGTAAGGGACTACTTCCCAATGAAG TTGGTGAAGACAGCGGAGTTGAATCCAAACAAGAACTACATCTTAGGGTGTCATCCTCATGGGGTCATGAGTATGGGAGCCTTTACTTCTTTCAGCACTGAGGCCTGTGGCTTTATGGACCTCTTCCCTGGGGTGCGCTCCTGCCTCTGCATACTAAGTGGCATCTTCAAGGTCCCCCTCTACAGGGAATATGCCATGGCCACAG GTTGTTATCCAGTCAGCAAGCCAAGTctagagcaccttctatctaaaAGTGGGAAAGGCAATGCGGTAGTGATTGTGATAGGGGGCGCTGCTGAGTCTCTGCTGAGTCTGCCTGGGGTCAATACTGTGTATATGAAGCAGAGGAAAGGCTTTGTCCGGGTGGCCCTGGAGTTTGG AGCTGACCTGGTGCCTGTCTACTCGTATGGGGAGAACAATATCTTCCGCCAGGTGATCTTCACAGAGGACAGTTTGGGCTGGAGGTTGCAGCAACTCTTTAAGAAGCTGATGGGCTTTGCCCCCTGTCTGTTCGTGGGTRAATGCTGGTTCTGGATGCCTTACCACTGCCCTGTCACCACTGTCG TGGGTAGTCCTATCCCAGTGCCAAAGCGGCCTTCCCCCACTCAGGAGGAAGTGGATCACTACCATGGCCTCTACATGGAGGCCCTGGCCAAGCTTTTCCATGGACACAAGGCCAGCTGTGGACTCTCAGACAGCCATGAGCTGCGCATCATATAG
- the LOC111951175 gene encoding diacylglycerol O-acyltransferase 2-like isoform X2, producing MKQKKTKLKDFLENISVLQWILTFLLLGLACIGLMVYLMFTSLWPLPTLYFIWQLKDWHTPERGGRRTAFVRNWKMWKHVRDYFPMKLVKTAELNPNKNYILGCHPHGVMSMGAFTSFSTEACGFMDLFPGVRSCLCILSGIFKVPLYREYAMATGCYPVSKPSLEHLLSKSGKGNAVVIVIGGAAESLLSLPGVNTVYMKQRKGFVRVALEFGADLVPVYSYGENNIFRQVIFTEDSLGWRLQQLFKKLMGFAPCLFVGXCWFWMPYHCPVTTVVGSPIPVPKRPSPTQEEVDHYHGLYMEALAKLFHGHKASCGLSDSHELRII from the exons ATGAAGCAGAAAAAGACWAAATTGAAGGATTTCCTAGAGAATATCAGTGTACTGCAATGGATACTGACCTTCCTCTTATTAG GTCTGGCTTGTATTGGGTTGATGGTGTACCTTATGTTTACCTCTCTGTGGCCACTGCCTACTCTCTACTTCATATGGCAGTTGAAGGACTGGCACACACCTGAAAGAG GGGGCAGGAGAACTGCATTTGTGAGAAACTGGAAAATGTGGAAACACGTAAGGGACTACTTCCCAATGAAG TTGGTGAAGACAGCGGAGTTGAATCCAAACAAGAACTACATCTTAGGGTGTCATCCTCATGGGGTCATGAGTATGGGAGCCTTTACTTCTTTCAGCACTGAGGCCTGTGGCTTTATGGACCTCTTCCCTGGGGTGCGCTCCTGCCTCTGCATACTAAGTGGCATCTTCAAGGTCCCCCTCTACAGGGAATATGCCATGGCCACAG GTTGTTATCCAGTCAGCAAGCCAAGTctagagcaccttctatctaaaAGTGGGAAAGGCAATGCGGTAGTGATTGTGATAGGGGGCGCTGCTGAGTCTCTGCTGAGTCTGCCTGGGGTCAATACTGTGTATATGAAGCAGAGGAAAGGCTTTGTCCGGGTGGCCCTGGAGTTTGG AGCTGACCTGGTGCCTGTCTACTCGTATGGGGAGAACAATATCTTCCGCCAGGTGATCTTCACAGAGGACAGTTTGGGCTGGAGGTTGCAGCAACTCTTTAAGAAGCTGATGGGCTTTGCCCCCTGTCTGTTCGTGGGTRAATGCTGGTTCTGGATGCCTTACCACTGCCCTGTCACCACTGTCG TGGGTAGTCCTATCCCAGTGCCAAAGCGGCCTTCCCCCACTCAGGAGGAAGTGGATCACTACCATGGCCTCTACATGGAGGCCCTGGCCAAGCTTTTCCATGGACACAAGGCCAGCTGTGGACTCTCAGACAGCCATGAGCTGCGCATCATATAG